From the Theobroma cacao cultivar B97-61/B2 chromosome 2, Criollo_cocoa_genome_V2, whole genome shotgun sequence genome, one window contains:
- the LOC18608710 gene encoding two pore calcium channel protein 1 isoform X2, with the protein MDKPLLFGESSNGGGRRDPLYRRSEAITYGSPYQKAAALVDLAEDGVGLPEQILDKSSFGSAAKFYFIFIKFDLIWTLNYFALIVLNFFEKPLWCLRSSSYSCSDREYFFLGQLPYLTSTESLIYEVVTLLLFMIHTFFPIFYEGSHIYWKRPLNQLKVICLLILVTDLLVYALYLSPVTLTSLPLRVAPYVRVIIVILNIRELRTSILILAGMIKTYLNVLALWLLFLLFASWVAYVMFEDTQEGKLVFTSYGTTLYQMFVLFTTSNNPDVWIPAYKASRWYCLFFVLYVLVGVYFVTNLILAVVYDSFKSELAKQVSEMDRTRRSILCKAFGLIDDYKVGFLNKEQCIRLFEELNKYRTLPKISREEFELIFDELDDSHDFKINLDEFTDLCNAIGLRFQKEDSPSLFERFPIYRSPFSENLKAFVQSPKFGYIVSIILILNLFAVIIETTLDIENNSGQKVWQEVEFVFGWMYVLEMALKVYAFGFENYWRDGQNRFDFLITWIIVIGETITFATPDGLDFFSNGEWIRYLLLARMLRLIRLLMHVRSYRAFVATFLTLIPSLMPYLGTIFCVLCIYCSLGIQIFGGIVNAGNSNLDGTDLSDDEYPFYHMI; encoded by the exons ATGGATAAGCCTCTGCTATTCGGAGAAAGCAGCAACGGCGGTGGAAGGAGAGATCCGTTATATCGTCGCTCTGAAGCTATTACTTACGGCTCTCCTTACCAGAAAGCAGCTGCCCTCGTCGATCTG GCTGAGGATGGTGTTGGTCTACCTGAGCAAATTCTTGACAAATCAAGCTTTGGAAGTGCTGCAAAGTTCTACTTCatctttattaaatttgatctCATTTGGACCCTTAATTACTTTGCATTGATTGtcctaaatttttttgag AAGCCTTTGTGGTGTTTAAGGAGTAGTTCATATTCTTGCAGTGATAGGGAATACTTTTTTCTTGGGCAGTTGCCTTACTTGACTTCCACAGAGTCTCTTATTTATGAG GTTGTGACTCTCCTTCTCTTCATGATACATACTTTTTTCCCTATTTTCTATGAAGGGTCCCATATCTATTGGAAACGCCctcttaatcagttaaag GTCATTTGCCTCTTAATATTGGTGACAGATTTACTGGTTTATGCTCTCTATTTGTCTCCAGTAACCTTGACATCTCTTCCATTGAGGGTTGCGCCATATGTCAGAGTTATTATTGTCATCCTTAACATTAG GGAATTACGAACAAGCATCCTCATTTTGGCTGGAATGATCAAAACATACTTGAATGTCTTG GCTTTGTGGCtgctatttcttctttttgccAGTTGGGTAGCATATGTCATGTTTGAAGATACACAAGAGGGTAAATTGGTATTTACTTCATATGGTACCACGTTGTATCAGATGTTTGTGTTATTCACCACATCCAACAACCCAGATGTATGGATACCTGCTTACAA GGCTTCACGTTGGTATTGCCTTTTTTTTGTCCTCTATGTCCTGGTTGGGGTTTACTTTGTCACAAATTTAATCCTTGCTGTTGTGTATGACAGCTTCAAAAGTGAG CTTGCAAAACAAGTCTCTGAGATGGATCGAACAAGAAGAAGTATATTGTGTAAAGCCTTTGGTCTCATTGATGATTAT AAAGTTGGGTTCCTCAACAAGGAGCAATGCATTCGTCTGTTTGAAGAACTAAATAAGTACAG GACTTTGCCAAAAATATCAAGGGAAGAATTTGAGTTAATATTTGATGAGCTGGATGATAGTCATGACTTCAAG ATCAACTTGGACGAATTTACTGACCTTTGCAATGCCATTGGCCTAAGATTCCAAAAGGAGGATTCT CCTTCTTTGTTTGAAAGATTTCCAATCTACCGTTCACCTTTCTCTGAaaatttgaaagcttttgTTCAGAGCCCCAAATTTGGATATATAGTATCCATCATTCTCATACTGAATCTGTTTGCAGTTATTATTGAGACAACG CTTGATATTGAAAACAACTCTGGTCAGAAGGTGTGGCAGGAGGTTGAGTTTGTCTTTG GGTGGATGTATGTACTGGAAATGGCGCTGAAAGTATACGCATTtggatttgaaaattattggaGGGATGGGCAGAATCGCTTTGATTTTCTAATCACATGGATAATAG TTATAGGAGAAACTATAACTTTTGCAACTCCTGATGGActggattttttttcaaatggaGAATG GATTCGCTACCTTCTTCTTGCCAGAATGCTAAGATTGATAAGGCTCCTGATGCATGTTCGAAGTTACCGTGCTTTTGTTGCTACATTCTTAACCCTCATACCAAGTTTAATGCCATATCTTGGGACCATATTTTGTGTCCTATGCATCTATTGCTCACTTGGTATACAG ATCTTTGGTGGGATTGTCAATGCTGGGAATTCCAATCTAGATGGAACAGATCTCAGTGATGATGAGTATCCTTTTTATCATAT GATTTGA
- the LOC18608710 gene encoding two pore calcium channel protein 1 isoform X1 gives MDKPLLFGESSNGGGRRDPLYRRSEAITYGSPYQKAAALVDLAEDGVGLPEQILDKSSFGSAAKFYFIFIKFDLIWTLNYFALIVLNFFEKPLWCLRSSSYSCSDREYFFLGQLPYLTSTESLIYEVVTLLLFMIHTFFPIFYEGSHIYWKRPLNQLKVICLLILVTDLLVYALYLSPVTLTSLPLRVAPYVRVIIVILNIRELRTSILILAGMIKTYLNVLALWLLFLLFASWVAYVMFEDTQEGKLVFTSYGTTLYQMFVLFTTSNNPDVWIPAYKASRWYCLFFVLYVLVGVYFVTNLILAVVYDSFKSELAKQVSEMDRTRRSILCKAFGLIDDYKVGFLNKEQCIRLFEELNKYRTLPKISREEFELIFDELDDSHDFKINLDEFTDLCNAIGLRFQKEDSPSLFERFPIYRSPFSENLKAFVQSPKFGYIVSIILILNLFAVIIETTLDIENNSGQKVWQEVEFVFGWMYVLEMALKVYAFGFENYWRDGQNRFDFLITWIIVIGETITFATPDGLDFFSNGEWIRYLLLARMLRLIRLLMHVRSYRAFVATFLTLIPSLMPYLGTIFCVLCIYCSLGIQIFGGIVNAGNSNLDGTDLSDDDYLLFNFNDYPNGMVTLFNLLVMGNWQVWMQSYKELTGTSWTLVYFISFYLITVLLLLNLVVAFVLEAFFTEMDLETSGNCEEDDKDAGSGKYRRRLVGTKTRSQRIDILLHHMLSAELDKGQSSASSTP, from the exons ATGGATAAGCCTCTGCTATTCGGAGAAAGCAGCAACGGCGGTGGAAGGAGAGATCCGTTATATCGTCGCTCTGAAGCTATTACTTACGGCTCTCCTTACCAGAAAGCAGCTGCCCTCGTCGATCTG GCTGAGGATGGTGTTGGTCTACCTGAGCAAATTCTTGACAAATCAAGCTTTGGAAGTGCTGCAAAGTTCTACTTCatctttattaaatttgatctCATTTGGACCCTTAATTACTTTGCATTGATTGtcctaaatttttttgag AAGCCTTTGTGGTGTTTAAGGAGTAGTTCATATTCTTGCAGTGATAGGGAATACTTTTTTCTTGGGCAGTTGCCTTACTTGACTTCCACAGAGTCTCTTATTTATGAG GTTGTGACTCTCCTTCTCTTCATGATACATACTTTTTTCCCTATTTTCTATGAAGGGTCCCATATCTATTGGAAACGCCctcttaatcagttaaag GTCATTTGCCTCTTAATATTGGTGACAGATTTACTGGTTTATGCTCTCTATTTGTCTCCAGTAACCTTGACATCTCTTCCATTGAGGGTTGCGCCATATGTCAGAGTTATTATTGTCATCCTTAACATTAG GGAATTACGAACAAGCATCCTCATTTTGGCTGGAATGATCAAAACATACTTGAATGTCTTG GCTTTGTGGCtgctatttcttctttttgccAGTTGGGTAGCATATGTCATGTTTGAAGATACACAAGAGGGTAAATTGGTATTTACTTCATATGGTACCACGTTGTATCAGATGTTTGTGTTATTCACCACATCCAACAACCCAGATGTATGGATACCTGCTTACAA GGCTTCACGTTGGTATTGCCTTTTTTTTGTCCTCTATGTCCTGGTTGGGGTTTACTTTGTCACAAATTTAATCCTTGCTGTTGTGTATGACAGCTTCAAAAGTGAG CTTGCAAAACAAGTCTCTGAGATGGATCGAACAAGAAGAAGTATATTGTGTAAAGCCTTTGGTCTCATTGATGATTAT AAAGTTGGGTTCCTCAACAAGGAGCAATGCATTCGTCTGTTTGAAGAACTAAATAAGTACAG GACTTTGCCAAAAATATCAAGGGAAGAATTTGAGTTAATATTTGATGAGCTGGATGATAGTCATGACTTCAAG ATCAACTTGGACGAATTTACTGACCTTTGCAATGCCATTGGCCTAAGATTCCAAAAGGAGGATTCT CCTTCTTTGTTTGAAAGATTTCCAATCTACCGTTCACCTTTCTCTGAaaatttgaaagcttttgTTCAGAGCCCCAAATTTGGATATATAGTATCCATCATTCTCATACTGAATCTGTTTGCAGTTATTATTGAGACAACG CTTGATATTGAAAACAACTCTGGTCAGAAGGTGTGGCAGGAGGTTGAGTTTGTCTTTG GGTGGATGTATGTACTGGAAATGGCGCTGAAAGTATACGCATTtggatttgaaaattattggaGGGATGGGCAGAATCGCTTTGATTTTCTAATCACATGGATAATAG TTATAGGAGAAACTATAACTTTTGCAACTCCTGATGGActggattttttttcaaatggaGAATG GATTCGCTACCTTCTTCTTGCCAGAATGCTAAGATTGATAAGGCTCCTGATGCATGTTCGAAGTTACCGTGCTTTTGTTGCTACATTCTTAACCCTCATACCAAGTTTAATGCCATATCTTGGGACCATATTTTGTGTCCTATGCATCTATTGCTCACTTGGTATACAG ATCTTTGGTGGGATTGTCAATGCTGGGAATTCCAATCTAGATGGAACAGATCTCAGTGATGATGA CTATTtgcttttcaattttaatgatTACCcaaatggaatggtgacactTTTTAACTTGCTAGTTATGGGAAATTGGCAAGTGTGGATGCAG AGCTACAAAGAATTAACTGGAACTTCTTGGACCCTTGTATATTTTATCAGCTTCTACCTAATTACTGTATTGTTACTTTTGAATTTG GTTGTTGCTTTTGTCTTGGAGGCATTCTTTACCGAAATGGATCTTGAGACGTCAGGGAATTGTGAAGAAGATGACAAg GATGCTGGATCAGGAAAATATCGAAGAAGACTTGTTGG CACGAAGACTCGCAGTCAAAGAATTGATATTCTTCTACATCACATGTTGAGTGCGGAGCTGGATAAGGGCCAGTCCTCGGCCTCCTCCACTCCATAG
- the LOC18608711 gene encoding uncharacterized protein LOC18608711, producing the protein MKMMKGEVVLNIPAEKAWEMYRNNEIISQINPEMLSGAEYIQGDGGPGSLRLFKLGPAVCNYVKESMEKIEKVEMGRSVTYQVIGGDLKEMYDPYRVTFSFIPVEGKENHKCIAEWKAEFEPLAPATPPPEKARDAALGFLKSFDNFQLSY; encoded by the exons atgaagatgatgaaagGAGAAGTGGTGCTCAACATCCCAGCCGAGAAAGCATGGGAAATGTACAGAAACAATGAAATCATTAGCCAAATCAACCCTGAAATGCTGTCTGGGGCTGAGTACATACAAGGAGATGGTGGCCCTGGAAGCCTGAGGCTTTTCAAGCTTGGTCCCG cTGTATGCAATTATGTGAAAGAATCAATGGAGAAGATAGAAAAGGTGGAAATGGGACGGTCGGTGACTTACCAGGTCATTGGCGGAGACTTAAAGGAGATGTATGATCCCTACAGGGTTACTTTCTCATTCATTCCTgtggaaggaaaagaaaaccatAAGTGCATCGCTGAATGGAAGGCAGAGTTTGAGCCACTGGCACCCGCAACCCCTCCACCTGAGAAGGCCAGGGATGCTGCCCTTGGATTTCTCAAGTCGTTTGACAACTTTCAGCTAAGCTACTAG